Genomic window (Propionibacteriaceae bacterium ZF39):
GCACCAAGTTCTTCGGTGAGGGCCGCAAGGGCTCCGGTCTGGAGGCCGAGAAGCTCGGTGTGCGCAGCCTGTCCGGTCGCATCACGCGGCGACGTCGTCCCGCCACCGCCGCTGCCGCGGCCGCGAAGGAGGCCTGATGTCCAGCTCGACCAATACGAGCGACAAGTCGAAGAGCAGCCTCGCCCACCGCCTCTATGTCGGTGAGCTGTCCTTCGACTTCGTCGGTCGTCGCAAGACGTGGTACGTCATGTCCGGCATCATCATCGCGATCGCTCTGATCGCGCTGCTGGTGCGAGGCCTGAGCCTCGGCATCGAGTTCTCGGGCGGTGCGGACTTCCAGGCGCCGACGCGCGTCACCGCCCAGACGGTCGACAACATGCGTGCCGCCGTGGCCGCGTCCGGGGTGCCCGACCTCGACGACGCCACCGTGACCACGATCGGCGACAACACTGTCCGGGTCCAGACCCGCTCCCTCGACGCCGAGACCGAAGTCCCGCTCATGCGGGAAGTGATCGCGAAGGAGCTCGGGGTCGGCACCGACGAGGTCGCCTACAGCCTCATCGGCGCCTCGTGGGGCAAGCAGATCACCCAGCAGGGCCTGATCGCGCTCGTCGTGTTCCTGGTGCTGGTCATGGTCATGATCTGGATCTATTTCCGCGACCTCAAGATGTCCATAGCTGCGATCGTCGCGGTGTTGCACGACCTCTTGTTGACGATCGGCATCTATGCCCTGGTCGGGTTCACCTTCACCCCGGCCACGCTCATCGGCATGCTGACGATTCTGGGCTATTCGCTCTATGACACCGTCGTGGTGTTCGACAAGGTGAGAGAGAACACGGCCAACCTGAGATCGGGACGCGTACGCTATGCGGCCCTCGCCAACAAGGCCGTCAACCAGGTGCTCATCCGGTCGATCAACACCACCATCATCGGTGTCCTGCCGGTGGCGGCGCTGCTCGTTGCGGGCTGGTTCATCCTCGGCACCGGTCCGCTGAAGGACCTCGGTCTCGTCCTGTTCGTCGGCATGGTCGCGGGTGCCTATTCGTCGGTGCTGATCGCCACGCCGCTGCTCGTCGACATGAAGATGCGGGAGCCCGACATCATCGCCCACGAGGAGTCGCTCACGCGTCGCGCCCAGCGCAAGGGCCCCCGGAAGAGTGCCGATGAGGTCGACGATGTCGAGCTCGACGAGGATGTCAGCGAGCCCACGAACGAGGAGCTCGCGGCCTCTCCCTCGGGTCTTCGCATCACCACGGACGAGGCGAAGGTCTGGCGACCCGACGCGGGGGAGCGGATCCAGCCGAAGCACCGCACGCGGAGCGAACGGAAGAAATAGCCGTGTCGATCCACGCCACCTCGGTGGACAACCGTCGCTGCCTGACCGGCCTGATCCGTGATGTGCCCGATTGGCCGACAGCGGGCGTGGTGTTCAAGGACATCACGCCGCTGCTGGCTGATCCGGCCGGCTTCAATGCCGCCGTGGTGGAACTCACCCGCCTGGCCCCCGCGGAGGTGGACGTGGTGGTCGGCATGGAGGCGCGCGGTTTCATTTTCGGCGCCCCGGTCGCGATGGCCCTGGGGGCCGGTTTCGTGCCGGTACGTAAGCCCGGCAAGCTGCCACGTGAAGTGGTCGAGCAGGAGTTCGCGCTCGAATACGGCACCGATCGACTGACGATGCACGCCGATGCCCTCCAGCCCGGGGCTCGCGTACTCATCGTCGACGACATCCTCGCCACCGGCGGGACGGTCGCCGCGACGGCCGCCCTCGTGCAGGCCCTCGACGCCGAAGTGGTCGGGGTGGCGGTGCTCATGGAACTCGCCTTCCTGGGCGCTCGACAGCGACTGGCCGAACAGGGCATCGACATCGATCCCGTGTTGGTCGTGGAGGGCTGAGGCATGGCGGGCATCATCCCCAACCCGAGCGGATATCGGGGCCGGCCAGGCAGCGGCCTGGTATCCCTGCCCAACCGCGGCACCACTGCCTCGCGGGAGCTGATGCTCCGGGCACTCATCGGCGTGGGCCTCCTGGCGATCACCACGCTGTTGGTGTGGTTCGACCGGGAGTCCTACAGCGACAACACCAACGGTGACGGCGTCAACTTCATAGACGCGCTCTACTACGCCACCGTCACGGTCACCACCACGGGCTATGGCGATATCACCCCGGTCAGCGCCCATGCCCGCGTGATCAATGCACTCATCATCACACCGCTGCGCATCGTGTTCCTGGTCCTGTTGGTCGGCACCACCCTCGAGGTCCTGGCCACCGAGGGACGTCGCGCCCTTATCGATGCTCATTGGAGAAAGCGCATGCGCAACCACATCGTTGTCGTCGGCTATGGCACCAAGGGCCGGACGGCCGTGTCCACCCTCGCCCGCAATGGCCGCGACATCTCGAAGGTGGTCGTGATCGACGCCCGACCGACGGCGATCGCCGATGCCAACCTCGACGGTGTGGCCGCGATCGAGGGCGATGCCACCCGTCGTGAACTGCTGCGGCGCGCCGAGATCGCCAAGGCCCGCGAGGTCATCATCACCCTCGACCGGGACGACTCCGCAATTCTCGTGACCCTGACCGTACGCCAGCTCAATCCGCGGGCCCACGTCGTCGTGGCCGTGCGGGAGGACCAGAACGTGTCGCTGCTGCGGCAGTCCGGGGCGGACTCGGTGGTCACGTCCTCCGACATGGTCGGGCGCCTGCTCGGCATGTCGGCGGTGAGCCCCAACATCGGGACCACGCTCGAGGACCTGCTCACCTCCGGTGACGGCCTCGAGATCAGCGAACGCCAGGTGACCCCCGACGAGGTCGGCAGGAACCCCTCCGAAATCACCGAGGAACGCGTCATCGCCGTCGTGCGCAACAAGACTCTGCGTCGCTATTTTGATCCCACGGTCGCCAAGTTGGAGCCCGGTGATGAACTGGTGGTGGTCCGCAGGAGTGCCGGGCCGGGGGAGCGACCGGCACGTGATCGCGAGATCCCGATCCGCTACGAACGAGGCGGTGCCCTCGACGACGACTGACACGAGTCCAACATTTTCCCGACCGATTGGCCGGGGACTAGACTTGTGCCTCGCCCGGTCGGCCGACCAGCCACCAGAGTTGAGAAAGGGGACCCGTGAACGACACGCCGGATCTCAACGCTGCCACGGCGACAGCTGGCGTACCGGATCGGCTCACGAGCGGACCCGAGCAACCGCGCATGTCCATGCGACACCGGCTTGCCCGGCTGGGACGTCCCGCCCAGGCATCGGTGCTCGATGCCCTGTTCAAGGTCATGCGGAGCAATCACCCCAAGGCGGACACCGCGATCGTCGAGCGGGCCTATCGGACGGCCGAGCACTATCACCGGGGCCAGATCCGCAAGAGTGGCGATCCCTACATCACGCATCCCCTGGCGGTCGCCACCATCCTCGCCGAGCTGGGCCTGACCGAGACCACGCTGTGTGCGGCGCTGCTGCACGACACGGTGGAGGACACGTCCTACACGCTCGAGCAGCTGCGAGCCGACTTCGGCGACGAGGTCGCCAACATGGTCGATGGGGTGACCAAGCTCGACAAGGTCACCTACGGTGAGAACACCCAGGCCGAGACGATCCGCAAGATGGTCGTCGCGATGGCGCGCGACATCCGCGTGCTGGTGATCAAGCTCGCCGACCGACTCCACAACATGAGGACGCTCCACTTCCTGCGTCCGGACAAGCAGACCCGTATCGCCAAGGAAACCGTCGACATCTTCGCCCCGCTCGCTCATCGCCTCGGCATGAACGCGGTCAAGTGGGAGCTCGAAGACCTCGCGTTCTCGGTGATGCATCCCAAGATCTATGCCGAGATCGTGCAGCTCGTGGCCGAGCGGGCGCCGCAGCGCGAGCAGCTCCTGGCCCAGGTCACCGAGCAGGTCGTCGGCGACCTGCGCAACGCCAAGATCAAGGCCACCATCCACGGTCGACCGAAGCACTATTACTCGATCTATCAGAAGATGGTCGTCCGCGGCCGCGACTTCGCCGACATCTATGACCTCGTCGGCATGCGCATCCTGGTCGACACTCCGCGCGACTGCTACGCCGCGCTCGGCGTGATGCACGTGCGGTGGAACCCGCTGCCGGGGCGCTTCAAGGACTACATCGCGGTCCCGAAGTTCAACATGTATCAGTCGCTCCACACCACTGTGCTCGGGCCGTCCGGCAAGCCCGTGGAGCTCCAGATCCGCACCCACGACATGCATCGGCGTGCCGAATACGGTGTCGCGGCCCACTGGAAATACAAGGAAAGCCCCAACAAGTCCGCAGCCGACAACGTCATCAACCCCGATGGCTCGGAGCTGACCTGGGTCCGTTCGCTCACGCAGTGGCAGCAGGAGGCCCAGGACCCGGAGGAGTTCCTCGAAGGCCTGCAGTTCGAGATCAACTCGGCCGAGGTCTATGTCTATACGCCGAAGGGCGAGGTCATCACCCTGCCCTCCGGCGCGACCCCGGTCGACTTCGCGTACGCGATCCACACCGAAGTCGGTCAGCACTGCATCGGCGCGCGCGTCAACGGGCGGCTCGTGCCGTTGGAGTCGGCGCTGGTCAACGGCGATGTCGTCGACATCATGACCTCGCGCGCCGAGGGCGCCGGACCGAGCCGCGACTGGCTGACCTTCGTCAAGAGCCCCAAGGCCCGCAACAAGATTCGGCAATATTTCAGCCGCGAGCAGCGCGAGGCCAACGTCGACATGGGGCGGGAGGCCCTGGCCAAGCAGGTACGCAAAGCCGGCCTGGCGATCCAGCGCTATCTCACTCTCGAGCATCTGACGGCGGTGGCGCATCACTTCCGGTTGGCCGATGTGCCCGCGCTGTACGCCGCGATCGGCAGTCACCAGGTCTCCGCCCAGGCTGCCGTCCAACGGCTCATCGTCATCGAGGGCGGGCCCGAGGACACCGCCGACGAAGCCGAGGAGAGCATCCCACTTACGCGGCGTCGCTCCGGGCGTACCGTCGGCAACGGCACCGGCGTCGCGGTCCACGGAGACACCGACCTGTGGGTCAAGCTCGCCAAGTGTTGTACGCCCGTTCCGGGCGACGAGATCATGGGCTTCATCACCCGCGGTCAGGGCGTCTCGGTCCACCGCACCAACTGCACCAACGCCGACAGCCTCCGCGCCACACCCGATCGACTCATCGATGTGTCGTGGGCACCGACGTCGGAGAGTTCATTCCTCGTGGCGGTGCAGGTCGAAGGACTCGATCGTCAGGGTCTGCTCCACGACATCACCCGCATGGTGTCGGAGCATCACGTCAGCATCGTGTCCGCCACCATGGGCACCGACAAGCAGCGGGTGTTCAAGGCCCGCATGACGTTCGAAACCGCCGATCCGAAGCACCTCGAGTCCCTGCTCCAGGCGATTCGGCGTGTGCCGGGCGTCTTCGACGTGTTCCGCGTCAAGCAGTAGGGCGCAGGAGGCTCGAGTGCGGCAGCGTCAGCCGGAGTAGTCCTGAACAGCCTTTTCGGCCTGCTCCAGCCAGCTCTGATAGGTCCCGGCGGCGTCGCGGTGTTCCTTGGCCTTCTTGGCATCACCGCGGGCCTCGGCCTTCTCGGCCTTTGCGTTGAGCTCGTCGATCTGGTTCTGAAGCTTGTTGGCGGTGTCGGAGGCGCGCTGCCGGGCCTCGGGGTTGGTGCGCCGCCACTGCTCTTCCTCGGCCTCGCGGATCGCGGTCTCCAGTGCGCGGACGCGGTTTTCGATGGGCCGGATCGAATCGCGCGGAACCTTGCCGATCTCGGCGAACTGGTCGAGGAACGACCGGAAGGCCTGCTTGGACGCGGCCAGGTCCTTGATGGGGAGCACGGTCTTCTCGGCCTCGTCGAGGAGCTTCTCCTTGGCCTCCTGGTTGCCCTTGAACTCGGCATCCTGCTCGCTCATCGCAGCGCTGCGGGCGGCGAAGAACTGGTCCTGCAGTCCGCGG
Coding sequences:
- the secF gene encoding protein translocase subunit SecF; translation: MSSSTNTSDKSKSSLAHRLYVGELSFDFVGRRKTWYVMSGIIIAIALIALLVRGLSLGIEFSGGADFQAPTRVTAQTVDNMRAAVAASGVPDLDDATVTTIGDNTVRVQTRSLDAETEVPLMREVIAKELGVGTDEVAYSLIGASWGKQITQQGLIALVVFLVLVMVMIWIYFRDLKMSIAAIVAVLHDLLLTIGIYALVGFTFTPATLIGMLTILGYSLYDTVVVFDKVRENTANLRSGRVRYAALANKAVNQVLIRSINTTIIGVLPVAALLVAGWFILGTGPLKDLGLVLFVGMVAGAYSSVLIATPLLVDMKMREPDIIAHEESLTRRAQRKGPRKSADEVDDVELDEDVSEPTNEELAASPSGLRITTDEAKVWRPDAGERIQPKHRTRSERKK
- a CDS encoding adenine phosphoribosyltransferase — its product is MDNRRCLTGLIRDVPDWPTAGVVFKDITPLLADPAGFNAAVVELTRLAPAEVDVVVGMEARGFIFGAPVAMALGAGFVPVRKPGKLPREVVEQEFALEYGTDRLTMHADALQPGARVLIVDDILATGGTVAATAALVQALDAEVVGVAVLMELAFLGARQRLAEQGIDIDPVLVVEG
- a CDS encoding potassium channel family protein, which gives rise to MLRALIGVGLLAITTLLVWFDRESYSDNTNGDGVNFIDALYYATVTVTTTGYGDITPVSAHARVINALIITPLRIVFLVLLVGTTLEVLATEGRRALIDAHWRKRMRNHIVVVGYGTKGRTAVSTLARNGRDISKVVVIDARPTAIADANLDGVAAIEGDATRRELLRRAEIAKAREVIITLDRDDSAILVTLTVRQLNPRAHVVVAVREDQNVSLLRQSGADSVVTSSDMVGRLLGMSAVSPNIGTTLEDLLTSGDGLEISERQVTPDEVGRNPSEITEERVIAVVRNKTLRRYFDPTVAKLEPGDELVVVRRSAGPGERPARDREIPIRYERGGALDDD
- a CDS encoding bifunctional (p)ppGpp synthetase/guanosine-3',5'-bis(diphosphate) 3'-pyrophosphohydrolase; the encoded protein is MNDTPDLNAATATAGVPDRLTSGPEQPRMSMRHRLARLGRPAQASVLDALFKVMRSNHPKADTAIVERAYRTAEHYHRGQIRKSGDPYITHPLAVATILAELGLTETTLCAALLHDTVEDTSYTLEQLRADFGDEVANMVDGVTKLDKVTYGENTQAETIRKMVVAMARDIRVLVIKLADRLHNMRTLHFLRPDKQTRIAKETVDIFAPLAHRLGMNAVKWELEDLAFSVMHPKIYAEIVQLVAERAPQREQLLAQVTEQVVGDLRNAKIKATIHGRPKHYYSIYQKMVVRGRDFADIYDLVGMRILVDTPRDCYAALGVMHVRWNPLPGRFKDYIAVPKFNMYQSLHTTVLGPSGKPVELQIRTHDMHRRAEYGVAAHWKYKESPNKSAADNVINPDGSELTWVRSLTQWQQEAQDPEEFLEGLQFEINSAEVYVYTPKGEVITLPSGATPVDFAYAIHTEVGQHCIGARVNGRLVPLESALVNGDVVDIMTSRAEGAGPSRDWLTFVKSPKARNKIRQYFSREQREANVDMGREALAKQVRKAGLAIQRYLTLEHLTAVAHHFRLADVPALYAAIGSHQVSAQAAVQRLIVIEGGPEDTADEAEESIPLTRRRSGRTVGNGTGVAVHGDTDLWVKLAKCCTPVPGDEIMGFITRGQGVSVHRTNCTNADSLRATPDRLIDVSWAPTSESSFLVAVQVEGLDRQGLLHDITRMVSEHHVSIVSATMGTDKQRVFKARMTFETADPKHLESLLQAIRRVPGVFDVFRVKQ